From one Lemur catta isolate mLemCat1 chromosome 5, mLemCat1.pri, whole genome shotgun sequence genomic stretch:
- the LOC123638379 gene encoding histone H3.1 produces the protein MARTKQTARKSTGGKAPRKQLATKAARKSAPATGGVKKPHRYRPGTVALREIRRYQKSTELLIRKLPFQRLVREIAQDFKTDLRFQSSAVMALQEACEAYLVGLFEDTNLCAIHAKRVTIMPKDIQLARRIRGERA, from the coding sequence ATGGCTCGGACGAAGCAGACTGCTCGTAAGTCCACCGGCGGTAAGGCTCCGCGCAAGCAGCTGGCCACTAAGGCGGCCCGCAAGAGCGCCCCGGCCACCGGCGGCGTGAAGAAGCCCCACCGTTATCGTCCTGGAACCGTAGCTCTCCGTGAGATCCGCCGCTACCAGAAGTCTACGGAGCTGCTGATCCGAAAGCTGCCGTTTCAGCGCCTGGTGCGGGAGATCGCGCAGGATTTCAAAACAGATCTGCGCTTCCAGAGTTCGGCGGTGATGGCGCTGCAGGAGGCTTGTGAGGCTTACTTGGTGGGGCTCTTCGAGGACACCAACCTGTGCGCTATCCATGCCAAGCGTGTCACAATCATGCCTAAAGACATCCAGCTTGCGCGTCGTATCCGTGGTGAAAGGGCCTGA